A DNA window from Candidatus Wallbacteria bacterium contains the following coding sequences:
- a CDS encoding NUDIX hydrolase — translation MKIRPIAIGILRRNDQILVFEGSDSVKNETFYRPCGGGIEFGETAEQALVREFREELNLNVKILNRIAVLENIFTCNGVPGHEIVFVFEIESLDREIYSRSELEGVEDNGEKFRCLWKPLSDFRNGSILYPTGLVDSLS, via the coding sequence ATGAAGATCAGACCGATTGCGATTGGAATTCTTCGCCGGAATGATCAGATCCTGGTCTTTGAAGGATCTGACAGTGTGAAAAACGAGACTTTCTACCGGCCCTGCGGCGGCGGAATCGAGTTCGGCGAAACAGCTGAACAGGCTCTGGTCAGGGAATTCCGGGAAGAACTGAATCTAAATGTAAAAATCCTGAACCGGATCGCAGTGCTGGAAAACATCTTCACCTGCAATGGCGTGCCTGGACATGAAATCGTATTCGTCTTTGAAATCGAGTCGCTCGACAGGGAAATCTACTCCAGATCCGAATTGGAGGGCGTGGAAGACAATGGCGAAAAATTCCGCTGCCTCTGGAAGCCGCTCTCTGATTTCAGGAATGGCAGCATTCTTTATCCGACCGGACTGGTTGATTCATTGTCATAG